In candidate division WOR-3 bacterium, the following proteins share a genomic window:
- a CDS encoding ferrous iron transporter B — protein sequence MIKRVLLMGNPNVGKSVIFSRLTGVRVIASNYPGTTVEFCQGCIGSGVNKIEVVDAPGTYSLEPNSPAEKVAVAILDRAIAAKDSIVINVVDATNLERNLNLTLQLMKKEIPVLIALNLWDEAKHIGISIDAENLEKVLGIPVIPTVAVTGEGIKELVSRLGQAKRGEYNYVDDERWHEVGRIVDKVQTIKHKHHTIGERLGDLTIHPWTGIPIAILVIAALFFIIRLIGEGLISLLTDPIFNNIWRPLMMRLSDMLVSGSLIHKIIIGQLIDGSIDFGQSFGILTTGLYVPFGAVLPYIFAFYLVLSVLEDSGYLPRLAVLLDNVLHVIGLHGMAIVPMLLACGCNVPGVMATRILETKRERFIAATLMSISIPCMAQTAMVFGLLGKHGLRGLLPVLVTLFAVWLITGNLFKLLVKGESPEIFTEIPAYRLPHLPTLMKKVWMRIYWFLHEAVPFVLVGVFFVNLLYAFGIISFLGNIIGPFTARAFGLPFEAVGALLIGFFRKDLAVGMLAPLGLNVKQLIVACVVLTMSFPCIATFAVFVRELGVIDMIKAASIMITSAFLVGSLLNLIL from the coding sequence ATGATAAAGAGAGTTCTGCTAATGGGTAATCCAAATGTCGGCAAGAGCGTGATATTCTCGAGGCTGACCGGTGTCAGAGTCATCGCTTCAAATTATCCCGGAACCACCGTGGAATTCTGCCAGGGCTGCATCGGTTCGGGCGTGAATAAGATCGAAGTTGTCGATGCACCAGGCACATACAGTCTTGAACCGAATTCTCCGGCCGAAAAAGTGGCCGTCGCCATTCTTGATAGAGCGATCGCTGCCAAGGACAGCATCGTGATCAATGTTGTGGACGCAACCAACCTTGAGAGAAACCTTAACCTCACCCTCCAACTCATGAAAAAAGAGATCCCGGTTTTGATCGCCTTAAACCTCTGGGATGAAGCAAAGCATATCGGTATCTCCATAGACGCCGAAAATCTGGAGAAGGTGCTCGGTATCCCGGTTATTCCGACCGTAGCCGTCACCGGCGAGGGCATCAAAGAACTCGTCTCCCGTCTCGGCCAGGCAAAACGCGGAGAATACAACTACGTGGACGATGAAAGATGGCATGAAGTCGGCAGAATAGTCGACAAGGTCCAAACCATAAAGCACAAACACCATACCATAGGTGAACGCCTCGGCGACCTTACAATCCACCCCTGGACCGGTATTCCTATCGCCATTCTCGTCATCGCAGCATTGTTCTTCATCATCCGGTTGATCGGCGAGGGACTGATATCACTGCTCACAGATCCTATTTTCAACAATATATGGCGACCGCTCATGATGCGACTCTCAGATATGCTCGTATCAGGGAGTCTCATCCATAAGATCATCATCGGCCAGCTCATCGATGGCAGCATTGACTTCGGCCAGTCTTTCGGGATCCTGACGACAGGTCTCTACGTCCCCTTTGGCGCAGTCCTCCCTTATATCTTCGCCTTCTATCTCGTACTCAGTGTACTCGAGGATTCAGGTTATTTGCCGAGGCTGGCGGTCCTTCTAGACAATGTCTTGCACGTGATCGGCTTGCACGGCATGGCAATCGTACCGATGCTCCTGGCATGCGGCTGCAACGTACCTGGTGTCATGGCTACTCGCATTCTGGAAACAAAGCGCGAGAGGTTCATCGCCGCCACCCTGATGTCTATTTCAATACCCTGCATGGCGCAGACCGCAATGGTTTTTGGACTACTCGGCAAGCACGGTTTACGAGGCCTGCTGCCCGTTCTCGTGACACTTTTTGCGGTTTGGCTTATCACAGGCAATCTCTTCAAGCTGCTGGTCAAGGGAGAAAGTCCGGAGATATTCACAGAAATTCCTGCATATCGTCTCCCCCATCTTCCAACTCTTATGAAGAAAGTATGGATGAGGATATACTGGTTCTTGCATGAAGCAGTTCCTTTTGTTCTGGTGGGTGTTTTCTTCGTGAACTTACTCTACGCCTTCGGGATCATTTCATTCCTTGGCAATATCATAGGGCCATTCACCGCACGCGCGTTCGGCCTGCCCTTCGAAGCCGTCGGTGCTCTACTGATCGGCTTCTTCAGGAAGGATCTGGCAGTTGGCATGCTGGCCCCGCTCGGACTCAACGTGAAGCAGCTTATTGTCGCCTGTGTGGTCCTCACCATGAGTTTTCCATGCATCGCCACGTTTGCCGTGTTTGTCAGGGAACTCGGTGTCATCGACATGATCAAAGCAGCATCAATAATGATAACATCGGCCTTCCTGGTAGGCAGCCTGCTCAATCTGATCCTGTAA
- a CDS encoding transcriptional repressor produces MIGIIPNSKEMRKLLTDRGLKPTYQRLMIIDHLNKSKKSHLTAEKIYTALTDKMPMLSMTTVYNTLNSFLKAGIVSAITITGTEIRYGFITTPHHHFLCRNCGSITDIDIACPIAERKVVDGHKIEEIHGYFKGLCKKCLRKGRKQKI; encoded by the coding sequence ATGATTGGAATTATTCCAAACAGCAAAGAAATGAGAAAACTCCTGACGGACAGAGGATTAAAACCAACATACCAGCGACTGATGATAATAGACCATCTCAACAAAAGCAAAAAAAGTCACCTGACCGCCGAAAAGATCTATACCGCCCTTACGGACAAGATGCCGATGCTCTCTATGACGACTGTATACAATACACTCAATTCTTTTCTTAAGGCGGGTATCGTCTCTGCCATAACAATAACCGGCACCGAGATCCGGTACGGTTTCATTACCACGCCGCATCACCATTTTCTCTGCAGAAATTGCGGTTCCATCACCGATATTGATATCGCTTGCCCAATAGCCGAACGAAAGGTTGTTGACGGGCACAAAATTGAAGAGATACACGGTTATTTCAAAGGTTTGTGCAAGAAGTGTTTGAGAAAGGGACGTAAACAAAAGATTTAA
- a CDS encoding NifU family protein, with product MKEKVEKVLGEIRPSLEADGGNVELVDVTEQGVVKVRLTGACGTCPMSTLTLKMAIEKTLKDRIPEVKSVEQVF from the coding sequence ATGAAAGAGAAAGTCGAGAAAGTGCTGGGTGAGATTCGACCCAGCTTAGAGGCCGACGGCGGCAACGTTGAGTTGGTCGATGTTACTGAACAAGGTGTTGTCAAGGTAAGGCTAACTGGTGCTTGTGGTACCTGCCCGATGAGTACCCTAACACTTAAAATGGCAATTGAAAAAACCCTGAAAGACAGGATACCGGAAGTCAAATCAGTCGAACAGGTATTTTAG
- a CDS encoding rubredoxin, whose product MDKYKCTVCGYIYDPEKGDPDSGIKPGTRFEEIPEDWVCPVCGVGKDQFERMN is encoded by the coding sequence ATGGACAAATACAAATGCACGGTTTGCGGTTATATCTACGATCCGGAGAAAGGCGATCCCGATTCCGGAATAAAGCCAGGAACTAGATTTGAAGAGATCCCCGAGGACTGGGTATGTCCTGTCTGCGGGGTAGGAAAGGATCAGTTCGAAAGGATGAATTGA
- a CDS encoding FprA family A-type flavoprotein yields the protein MAAREIKSGIFYVGSNHWDRRLFDELIPLPDGTTYNSYVIKGSEKNALIDSVDPEKQNELIANLKDLGVGKLHYIIANHAEQDHSGGIPEVMETFPEAKVITNQKCKTMLMELLLLPEEKFITVNDKDKISLGDRTLEFIIAPWVHWPETMLTYLQEEKILFPCDLFGAHLASSELYPTDLPRVYESAKRYYAEIMMPFRNVIQKHLKKLEEYSIEIIAPSHGPVHKDTDLIIDAYRDWTSDKVKNEVILPYVSMHGSTKKMVEHLIDALIKKRITVKPFNLTKTDIGELAVALVDAATIVIATPTVLAGPHPAAAYAAYLTNALRPKARYASVIGSFGWGGKMLEQITGMLGNLKVELLEPVIVKGYPTTSDFGSLDKLASAIFERHKSIGIT from the coding sequence ATGGCGGCACGTGAGATTAAAAGTGGCATATTCTATGTCGGCTCGAATCATTGGGACCGCAGGCTATTCGACGAACTGATCCCTCTCCCCGATGGCACGACCTACAATTCATACGTGATCAAAGGCAGTGAAAAGAACGCGCTCATCGATTCTGTTGATCCTGAAAAACAAAACGAGCTCATCGCGAATTTGAAGGACCTCGGCGTCGGAAAACTCCACTACATAATAGCGAATCATGCCGAGCAGGACCACTCAGGCGGCATACCAGAAGTCATGGAAACATTTCCAGAAGCAAAGGTCATCACTAATCAGAAATGTAAAACAATGCTCATGGAGCTCCTCCTCCTCCCCGAAGAGAAATTCATCACGGTCAACGACAAAGACAAAATTTCACTCGGTGACAGAACCCTGGAATTCATCATCGCACCATGGGTGCACTGGCCCGAAACGATGCTGACTTACCTGCAAGAAGAGAAAATTCTGTTTCCGTGCGATCTCTTCGGAGCCCATCTTGCTTCCAGCGAACTCTATCCAACCGACCTTCCACGGGTATATGAATCCGCAAAGCGCTACTATGCCGAGATCATGATGCCGTTCAGAAATGTAATCCAGAAACACCTCAAGAAACTCGAAGAGTACTCAATAGAAATCATCGCTCCGAGCCACGGGCCAGTACATAAGGATACCGATTTAATAATCGACGCATACCGGGACTGGACATCGGATAAAGTAAAGAACGAAGTGATACTACCATACGTGTCAATGCACGGAAGTACGAAAAAAATGGTCGAGCATCTCATCGATGCTCTGATAAAGAAACGGATAACGGTTAAACCTTTCAATCTAACGAAGACTGACATCGGTGAACTGGCGGTCGCTCTCGTTGACGCAGCCACGATCGTCATTGCGACCCCAACCGTGCTGGCCGGTCCGCATCCTGCAGCCGCGTACGCAGCGTATCTGACAAATGCTCTGCGACCCAAGGCCAGATATGCATCGGTTATTGGATCATTTGGCTGGGGTGGTAAGATGCTGGAGCAGATAACCGGTATGCTCGGTAATCTCAAAGTGGAGTTGCTCGAACCTGTAATCGTCAAGGGCTACCCGACAACCAGTGATTTCGGCTCGTTAGACAAATTAGCAAGCGCAATCTTTGAGCGACACAAGAGTATTGGAATTACCTGA
- a CDS encoding ferredoxin family protein, with the protein MPVQPKIDEKYCKGCNICIAICPVRVYSEGETASSRGYIVPRLEDPEKCVDSDRGPAEKKKCELCIYVCPDQAITWGYD; encoded by the coding sequence ATGCCAGTGCAGCCGAAGATCGATGAGAAATATTGCAAAGGATGCAATATCTGTATCGCAATATGCCCGGTGCGAGTCTATTCAGAAGGCGAAACGGCATCCTCACGCGGCTACATCGTTCCGCGTTTAGAGGATCCTGAAAAATGCGTAGATAGTGACCGTGGCCCGGCCGAGAAGAAGAAATGCGAGTTGTGTATCTATGTCTGTCCGGACCAAGCCATAACGTGGGGATATGATTAA
- a CDS encoding 2-oxoacid:acceptor oxidoreductase subunit alpha → MIKLEPGTHFMQGDEASVEGAIHAGCKFFAGYPITPATEIAERMSKRLREAGGVFLQLEDEIAAIAAIIGASWTGTKVMTATSGPGFSLMQENLGYACMTETPIVIIDVQRGGPSTGQPTRAAQGDIMQARWGSHGDYEIIALAPNSVQEMFDLTIEAFNLSEKYRVPAIVLSDADIGHMRGTFVVPKSVKIIERKYHTKPVSYNAFAYDESLVPNFPKFGQGHRVHITGLTHDISGYPKTTDPRVHEALVKRLVNKIRLHRADICRAEIINPRAEKLVVAYGSPSNSVYEVIGERPDVGLFRPITIWPFPEEKLKESARYAKQILVLEMNMGQLYWEVDRIARQSACERVDLSTKLGGDVHTPEEILEQLA, encoded by the coding sequence ATGATTAAATTAGAGCCCGGCACACACTTCATGCAAGGCGACGAAGCGAGCGTCGAGGGAGCGATCCACGCCGGATGTAAGTTCTTCGCCGGTTACCCCATTACGCCGGCAACGGAGATTGCCGAGCGCATGTCCAAACGCCTCAGGGAAGCAGGTGGCGTATTCCTGCAGTTGGAGGACGAAATTGCCGCCATCGCGGCGATAATCGGTGCTTCGTGGACTGGAACAAAAGTAATGACGGCAACAAGCGGCCCTGGGTTCTCCCTGATGCAAGAGAACCTGGGTTATGCCTGCATGACCGAGACACCGATCGTCATCATCGACGTCCAGAGGGGCGGGCCGAGCACAGGACAACCCACTCGCGCAGCGCAGGGTGATATCATGCAGGCGAGATGGGGTTCACACGGCGATTATGAAATAATCGCCCTTGCACCCAACTCTGTGCAGGAGATGTTCGACTTGACCATCGAGGCGTTCAACCTTTCAGAAAAGTACCGGGTGCCGGCGATCGTGCTATCGGACGCCGACATCGGTCACATGCGCGGTACCTTCGTCGTCCCAAAAAGTGTAAAGATAATCGAACGCAAATATCATACAAAACCGGTGAGCTACAACGCATTTGCGTATGACGAAAGCCTTGTCCCGAATTTCCCGAAATTCGGCCAGGGGCATAGAGTCCACATTACCGGCTTGACCCACGATATATCTGGCTATCCAAAGACAACTGACCCAAGAGTGCATGAAGCACTGGTAAAGCGGCTCGTGAACAAGATTAGATTGCATCGGGCTGATATCTGCAGGGCAGAGATCATCAATCCCCGGGCTGAAAAACTGGTCGTTGCATACGGTTCGCCCAGCAATTCAGTGTATGAGGTCATCGGTGAAAGACCGGACGTCGGCCTTTTCCGCCCGATAACGATCTGGCCATTTCCCGAGGAGAAACTGAAGGAAAGTGCCCGTTACGCGAAGCAGATATTGGTCTTGGAAATGAATATGGGACAACTGTATTGGGAGGTAGATAGGATTGCCCGGCAATCGGCGTGCGAAAGAGTGGATCTGTCCACCAAATTGGGCGGTGACGTTCATACACCTGAGGAAATACTGGAGCAGCTGGCATGA
- a CDS encoding thiamine pyrophosphate-dependent enzyme gives MNFFDFYRQDRWPHMFCPGCGVGTVMNVFFHAFDESGIDQNKTVFVAGIGCSGRIPGYIRADSLHTTHGRPLAFAGGIKVANPELKVVVFTGDGDLGAIGGNHFINACRRNIELTVICINNYIYGMTGGQASTTTPRDFVTSTTPYGNREYPFDLSEVAVAAGANYVARWTTFNVKQMTKSIKKALLKDGLSFVEIASQCPTQFGRRNELNSARKVFDWLKSNSVQRTKASALSEDHLDLNLMGKITIGEFVERNRESYMKALGVVK, from the coding sequence ATGAATTTCTTCGATTTCTATAGACAAGACCGCTGGCCGCACATGTTCTGTCCTGGGTGTGGTGTCGGGACGGTGATGAACGTCTTTTTCCATGCCTTTGACGAATCAGGGATCGATCAGAACAAAACCGTATTTGTCGCGGGGATTGGATGCTCGGGTCGGATCCCGGGATATATCAGGGCAGATTCCTTGCATACAACCCATGGCCGCCCGCTTGCCTTTGCCGGTGGCATAAAAGTCGCCAATCCCGAGTTGAAGGTGGTAGTCTTCACTGGCGACGGCGATCTCGGTGCGATCGGAGGGAACCACTTCATAAACGCCTGCCGCAGGAATATCGAATTGACCGTGATATGCATTAATAACTACATCTATGGAATGACCGGCGGACAGGCATCAACAACGACACCGCGCGACTTTGTCACTTCGACGACACCCTACGGCAACCGGGAATACCCGTTCGATCTCTCTGAGGTCGCGGTGGCGGCAGGAGCCAATTATGTAGCAAGGTGGACCACATTCAATGTGAAACAAATGACGAAATCAATAAAGAAGGCTCTTCTGAAGGACGGTCTGTCATTTGTTGAGATTGCATCACAATGTCCCACCCAGTTCGGGCGTCGTAACGAACTCAATAGTGCGCGTAAAGTATTCGACTGGCTCAAGAGCAATTCCGTACAGAGAACTAAAGCCAGTGCCCTGAGTGAAGACCATCTTGATCTCAATCTCATGGGCAAGATCACGATCGGTGAGTTCGTCGAGCGTAATCGCGAATCGTATATGAAAGCATTAGGAGTGGTAAAATGA
- a CDS encoding 2-oxoacid:acceptor oxidoreductase family protein, translating to MIVSIRVAGSGGQGAVLSGIILANAAVLYEDRHATQKDRKFAIQTQSYGPEVRGTVSKSDVRISDKQITYPYVKIPDYFIVLSEQAFQQQLNDTGPKTIVILDRDLVKSRPKSEYYEIPAHSIARELGKPVVANIIMLGAWCGLTKIISWEALEKAIIEAVPKGSEALNMDAMQRGYALGIEMTRKKGQG from the coding sequence ATGATTGTCAGCATACGAGTTGCTGGCTCTGGCGGTCAGGGTGCAGTGCTTTCCGGCATTATCCTGGCTAATGCCGCGGTGCTATATGAGGACAGACACGCGACTCAGAAGGACAGAAAATTCGCAATTCAGACGCAGTCCTATGGCCCCGAGGTACGCGGCACTGTCTCGAAGTCCGACGTCAGGATATCTGACAAGCAGATCACCTATCCGTATGTGAAAATTCCCGACTATTTCATCGTGCTCTCGGAACAGGCATTCCAACAACAATTGAACGACACCGGGCCAAAAACCATAGTAATACTCGACCGCGATCTCGTAAAGAGCCGGCCCAAGAGTGAATATTATGAAATACCAGCGCATTCGATTGCCCGGGAACTGGGCAAGCCGGTAGTGGCAAACATCATTATGCTTGGTGCGTGGTGCGGTCTGACCAAGATCATTTCGTGGGAAGCGCTGGAAAAAGCAATAATTGAAGCAGTGCCAAAAGGCAGCGAAGCGCTCAATATGGATGCAATGCAGAGGGGTTATGCGCTGGGGATTGAAATGACCAGGAAGAAAGGGCAAGGATGA
- a CDS encoding ferritin family protein: MSVFEPSEVFQFAIRIEEGGEKFYREMASRIENTEIRSLFSALADDEVKHKKTYQGMVSKIEEYEPFESYPGEYFSYLRAYADNIIFTPQRMEEEMKKINDAPSALKFAIDRELDSILYYQEVKNLVPKNRRSEIDKIIEEERKHFMKLTKCSDDIAASCVSKE; encoded by the coding sequence ATGAGTGTATTTGAACCAAGTGAAGTATTTCAATTCGCAATAAGAATCGAAGAAGGCGGAGAGAAATTCTACCGCGAGATGGCAAGCAGAATAGAAAATACAGAGATAAGATCATTATTTTCCGCGCTCGCAGACGATGAAGTTAAACACAAGAAAACATATCAAGGTATGGTCTCAAAGATCGAAGAATACGAACCTTTTGAGAGTTACCCCGGCGAATATTTTTCATACCTGAGGGCCTACGCAGATAATATAATATTCACACCCCAACGCATGGAAGAAGAGATGAAAAAGATCAATGATGCTCCTTCAGCCCTGAAATTCGCTATCGACCGCGAGCTCGACTCAATACTCTACTATCAGGAAGTAAAGAACCTGGTGCCGAAGAACAGGCGAAGTGAAATCGACAAGATTATTGAAGAAGAGAGAAAACATTTCATGAAGCTGACTAAATGCAGCGACGATATCGCGGCTTCGTGCGTCAGCAAGGAGTGA
- a CDS encoding ferritin-like domain-containing protein produces the protein MASKEMLDMLNKAIARELQVTIQYMWQHVMWKGLKGFAVKDELKSIGITEMKHAEEIAERLTYLGGTPTTQPEPIFVGGSLKEMIEHDKKDEEGAIKMYKDLIKMAKDEGDDVTKRMFEKILADEEEHHDTFSGLLEEI, from the coding sequence ATGGCTTCGAAAGAAATGCTTGATATGTTGAACAAAGCAATTGCACGAGAACTTCAGGTCACGATACAATACATGTGGCAGCATGTCATGTGGAAGGGTCTAAAGGGCTTTGCCGTAAAGGATGAATTGAAAAGTATCGGTATCACCGAAATGAAACACGCCGAGGAAATAGCAGAACGTCTGACCTACCTCGGTGGTACCCCAACTACTCAACCCGAACCCATCTTTGTCGGAGGAAGTCTGAAAGAGATGATCGAGCACGACAAGAAAGACGAAGAAGGTGCAATAAAGATGTACAAGGACTTAATAAAGATGGCCAAGGACGAAGGTGATGATGTGACCAAGAGGATGTTCGAAAAGATACTTGCAGACGAGGAAGAGCATCACGATACATTCTCTGGTTTGCTCGAAGAAATATAG
- a CDS encoding ferritin family protein: protein MTEITGEIIEVIKESIKLELNGQSFFEQVADKTHNELGKKMFLKLASDEAQHLKVFSDIFTKMVGEDWKKHLGDLKSKKDAPMIDALAKKVESTGKESRASELEAISIAMDLERNAIDFFCHAAQKTTDEKAREIFNKIADEERLHYDLLQAQYDYLSNSGYWFDVAEFRMDSKY from the coding sequence ATGACAGAAATAACCGGTGAAATAATTGAAGTAATAAAAGAGTCCATAAAATTGGAATTGAACGGCCAGAGTTTCTTTGAACAAGTAGCGGATAAGACACACAATGAACTCGGTAAGAAAATGTTCCTGAAACTCGCGAGTGATGAAGCTCAGCACCTCAAAGTGTTCAGTGATATATTCACAAAGATGGTCGGCGAAGACTGGAAGAAACATCTCGGTGATTTGAAATCCAAGAAGGATGCACCGATGATCGACGCACTGGCGAAGAAGGTTGAGAGCACAGGCAAAGAGAGTCGTGCAAGTGAACTCGAAGCGATCAGCATCGCCATGGACCTTGAAAGAAACGCCATCGATTTCTTCTGTCACGCCGCGCAGAAGACGACAGACGAAAAGGCCCGTGAAATATTCAATAAGATAGCTGACGAAGAGAGACTCCATTATGATCTGCTGCAAGCCCAGTATGATTACCTCTCGAATTCTGGTTACTGGTTCGACGTAGCGGAATTCCGAATGGACTCGAAATACTGA
- a CDS encoding AEC family transporter yields MLSTALRTMVPILMLIGVGAASRKIGILKAGDTRVLSAYVYYFALPALLLVNIAETQFDAKTLRFMAAGVTPVLIVFVFYFIISRVFSFSRNTTYVLTLSTIFGSWGFFGIPFVMFAFPTREAEKLATLSLVSIAIVSVTISITLLEYYRLERTTIWQGFLTVTKKLSKNPLIIAIVLGLAMALLRIKIPSLVLTPLHMLGSTTATIAIFLLGAFLYGRKYANLAQALKLSLLKVIFLPAIAFLTVGFFDLSEPHRSVIVLMHAMPLALSMIVLSERYDFNKETFASLILITSIAAGIYLNLWLLVLGHP; encoded by the coding sequence ATGTTGAGCACAGCCCTCCGGACCATGGTCCCGATCCTGATGCTCATAGGAGTCGGTGCCGCCTCGCGCAAGATCGGGATCCTCAAGGCCGGTGACACCCGTGTACTGAGTGCGTACGTTTACTACTTCGCTCTTCCTGCACTACTACTCGTCAATATCGCCGAAACACAGTTCGATGCAAAGACTCTGAGATTCATGGCGGCCGGCGTCACTCCGGTGCTGATCGTATTCGTCTTCTACTTCATCATATCAAGGGTATTTTCGTTCTCAAGAAATACTACTTATGTGCTAACGCTAAGCACGATATTCGGAAGCTGGGGATTCTTCGGCATACCTTTCGTGATGTTTGCCTTTCCAACCCGGGAAGCCGAGAAACTGGCAACACTCTCTCTTGTGTCGATCGCGATAGTCAGCGTTACAATCTCGATCACTCTGCTGGAATACTACCGACTGGAGAGAACAACTATATGGCAAGGGTTTCTCACGGTGACGAAGAAACTATCGAAGAATCCGCTCATAATTGCGATCGTCCTCGGCCTCGCAATGGCTTTACTTCGTATCAAGATACCATCTCTTGTCCTTACTCCCCTGCACATGCTCGGCAGCACGACAGCAACTATTGCCATATTCCTGCTCGGAGCGTTTTTATATGGAAGAAAATACGCGAACCTGGCGCAAGCGCTCAAGCTCAGTTTACTTAAGGTTATTTTCCTGCCGGCCATAGCATTCCTCACCGTTGGCTTCTTCGATCTCTCAGAACCGCACCGATCAGTGATCGTGCTGATGCATGCGATGCCTCTTGCACTCTCAATGATAGTCTTAAGCGAGCGCTATGATTTCAATAAGGAAACATTCGCTTCCCTGATCCTCATTACATCGATAGCAGCAGGAATCTACCTGAATCTCTGGCTACTCGTTCTAGGCCATCCATGA
- a CDS encoding ferritin family protein, translating into MEQSKAIQGLLTALQTELNGIEFYKMAAEKTEDEKGKKAFQMLADDELKHFNAIQQQYKSLVDESKWTSVDLGNISIFEGESPIFTDDLKDRVQGKHFEVTALSIGAQLEANSIDFYRKMKEQSNDPTAKEMYDQLQKWEEVHLNAITRQLDLIKEDYWSEQRFSPLY; encoded by the coding sequence ATGGAACAATCCAAAGCGATCCAAGGGCTGTTGACTGCCCTTCAAACAGAATTGAATGGCATTGAGTTCTATAAAATGGCCGCGGAGAAGACTGAGGACGAAAAAGGTAAGAAGGCATTTCAAATGCTTGCAGATGACGAACTGAAACACTTCAACGCGATCCAGCAGCAATATAAATCACTGGTCGATGAGAGTAAGTGGACGAGCGTAGATCTCGGCAATATCTCTATTTTTGAAGGAGAAAGTCCGATATTCACGGATGACCTGAAGGACAGGGTTCAGGGAAAGCATTTTGAAGTAACTGCATTGAGTATCGGTGCCCAGCTTGAAGCAAACTCCATTGATTTCTACCGGAAGATGAAAGAACAGAGTAATGACCCCACCGCAAAAGAAATGTACGACCAGCTCCAGAAATGGGAAGAGGTACACCTCAATGCAATAACCAGACAGCTTGACCTTATAAAGGAAGATTACTGGAGCGAGCAGCGCTTCTCGCCTCTGTATTGA